Part of the Sphingomonadaceae bacterium OTU29LAMAA1 genome, CAACGACTGGACACGCCAGGGACTGCCGTAATGAAAGTTTGATGGCAGGTGCTTGCGGGCGTAGTCCAGCGCCTGTGGGCATTGCGCGACATAGACGCGGGCTTCGGTCCGGTCATGCGAAAGCCCCGGATCCCTTTGGTAGCTTTCCAGAATATCGGTGACTGGGCGCATCAGCCGCTCCGCAACCCAGTAGCCGCCACGGTTGCGGAACCGCCCAGTAGCGTTGGCCCTATATTTCCAGCCTAGATACGGTGGCGGCACATCAGGTTCGCCGAGCAGCGGAAGACCGGTGACGCTGACTGCGAACGGCAGACCCAGAGATTGAGCAAGAAGCTCGCCAGCCGGCTCTGCGGAGTCCGCGATCAGTGCGTCCGCCCCAATCCTATCCACCGCGCCCGGAGCATGCTTCAGAAGCCGCTCGCTCATTCTCGCTGTTGCCTGGATCATGCGCGTAAGACCGACGGGACCTGTGGGAGCGGCGAGAACCGCATTATATCCAGCTAAGGATTGCCCTGCATCGATCGTCACCGACAATGGCTCGAAGCCCATCTGCGTTCGAGTGATAAGTGGAGCTACGTCCGTCTGGTGCACAAAAGTGACGCGATGCCCAAGGCTGATCAATTCGGTTCCGAGCGCCTGCAACGGATTGACGTGACCTGGGGTCGGGGGTGCGATGATCGCGAAATGACGGCTGTGTGTGCTCAAGCAGGGTCCGATCGGCAGGAAGGCAGCTGCATCAGGCTATTAGATCGTTCTCGACCCTGGGCATCCCTATCCCGGAAGCGCCGCATACGCGTCATGGAGCGCTAAAGCCTTAGCGTCGATCATGCCGCTATCCGAAATTGTATTCCGAGTGCGGCATGCTCGGCCCTCTCCGACGCTACCGTGAACTGATCCGCGCGGTGCGAACGATCACGGCCGTCGAAAGCAAGATTGAAGATACCAGCCCTCCGATCGCCAGCAGGCCGGATGAGCTGATCGCCACGTCCGCCCGGAGCGCCGATCGTGGGCCGATCTTCAGCTTTATGCGGGCGCGATGCCGATGTTCATGACGTGAGCGAGCGGTGTGATCCTCGAGGTGCATGGCCGTTCAAACGCTGATCGCCTGACCCTGTTCAGCGTCCTGCGACGAAGCGCATCAGATTACCTGTTCCTCTTTCGTTCTGACGAGCGTTACAATACGGGCGACCAAGGGAATCGAGATGAACACGCTGCGGCTGCACGAAATACCGTACGAACTGGTGCCGCGCGAGGTGCCGTTCTTCCTGTGCCGCACGCCTGCAGGCTTCCCGTCGCCCGCACAGGACGACATGGAAGAGCCGATCGACCTTGGCGCCTGGCTGGTCGAGCACCCGGCCGCCAGCTACATCATGAGGGTCGATGGTCAGTCGATGGCCGGTGCCGGGATCAACGATGGTGACCTGATTGTCGTGAATCGCGCGAAGACGCCGCGCTCCGGCGCCATCGTGGTGGCGCTGGTCCACGGCGACCGAACGCTGAAGCGGCTGCGGCACATGGACGGCCGTCACTGGCTCATACCCGAGGCAGAGGGCTATTCGCACATCCTTGTCGACGAGCATGTCGAGATCTGGGGCGTCGTGGTCGGCGTCGCCCGCAAAATGGCGTGACCACGCCGATCGCGCTGATCGACTGCAACAACTACTACGTCTCCTGCGAGCGGGCGTTCGACGCCAGCCTCGTCGGCGTACCGGTGATCGTCCTGTCCAACAACGACGGCTGTGCCATAGCTCGATCGGCGGAGGCGAAGGCGCTCGGCATCAAGATGGGTGACGATCCATCACCTGCGCGACAAGGTGCGACAGCACCGCATCCGTGTCCTGTCGTCCAACTACACCCTGTACGGCGACATGCAGCGTCGGGTGATCGCCGCCTGCGAGGCCTTCGCCCGCGACTTCGAGATATATTCGATCGACGAGACCTTCCTCGATCTCGCCGGCTTCGAAGACCGCGATCTGGTCGCCCACGCACACGAGATGCGGGATCAGGTGCGGCAGTGGACGACGATCCCGACCTGCGTGGGCATCGCCGATACCAAAACGCTGGCGAAGCTCGCCAATGCCGCCGCCAAGAAGAACTCAGCCTTCAATGGGGTGGCTGATCTACGGGACGATGGGGTGCGGTCCGACGTGATGCACGCCTTCCCCGTCGAGGACGTATGGGGCGTCGGCGGTGCCACGGCACGCAAGCTGGCGGACCTCGGCATCACCACGGCCGGGACGCTCCGGGACATGCCGATGAAGCAGGCTCGTGCGGTCGGCACGGTTGTGCTGGAACGTCTCGTCGCCGAACTGCGCGGTGTTCCTTCCGCTGCCGTCGAGATGGTGGCACCCCAGCGCAAGGGCATGGCGGTGACGCGATCCTTCGGGACGCCCGTGACCACGTTCGACGGGCTGATGGGTGCGCTCAGCCAATACGCCTTGCGCGCCGGCGAGAAGCTGCGGCAGCACGGCCTTGTCGCGGCCAGGCTGACGGCCTTCTTCCACACCAACCGTCACAAGCCAGACCGTCCGCAATACGCCGGATCACGAACGGTGACCCTGCACCCGATGACGAATGACAGCCTTGAACTGATCGCCGCCGCCCGTCGTGGCGCGGAACGGGCGTGGCGAGACGGTTACGCGTACACGAAAGCGGGCATCATGCTGGATGACCTTGTCGCCGCCGACATGCGGCTGCGGACATTGTTCGAGGACGACACCGGCAAGCGTGACCGGCTGATGAGCGCGCTGGACGAGATCAACGGTAGGTTCGGCAAGTGGACCGCGGTGACGGCATCGCAGGGGTTCCGACGCGAATGGAAGCTGCGGTCGGAGATGCGGTCGCCAGCGTGGACGACCAGCATCGCCGAGGTGCCGACCGTCAGGGCCTAAGCTGAACCGCGGCCGTCCCCGATGTTCACCGCCGATGCAATGCGATGGTGCGATGAAGGGGAATGGCCCGCCGCCCCATCAGGAACCGCGCACGACGCCCCAGCGATGTTCCCCGGCAGCGACAGCCGCGGACGCAGACAACCGAATCCTGGTGGCAACGCATCAAGCGATGGTGGCGAGTAATCCGGATCGGGTTCTAGCGCCACATCGCGAGCTATTCCTTCGGCCGACCGTCCTTGGTCCAGCGCGGAGTGAAGCGGCTGTCCGCGAGCCAGCGGATCGGCTTCATCAGCGACTCGATCGCTCGAACCATGAAGACGCTGTCGACGCGATCAGGCGTGTCCTGGGGCGTATGATAGGTGGCCACTTCGCCGAAGCCGGAGACGGTGTGGGCAACGACGCCGCGCAGTGCGAGCGCGTAATTGTCCGAGCGTCGGAAATAGTTCTGCTCGGGATAGGGATCGGCGTCGACCAACGCCCCGTGCGCGCGAAGCTCCTTGCCCAGATCCGATCGTTCATAGCCGGTCATCATCAACCGGTCAGATGCCAGCTTGGGTACGCGCGCACCCAGCATCTCGAACTCGATGTTGGCGGCGATCTGGTTCAGCGGCACCGGAGGATGGTCCCCGAACCAGCGCGAACCGAAGCCACCCTTCTCCTCCGACCCATAGGCAACGAACAGGATGCCGCGCCTCGGTTGCTTCCCCGCTGCCATCGCCCGCGCGATCTCCAGCAGTGCGACCGTCCCGGACGCATCGTCGTTCGCCCCCGGCCAGATCGTACCATCGGACCCGACGCCGAGATGATCGAGGTGCGCTGATAGCAGCAGCACGCCTGCGGTAGGGTCTCTACCGGGCAGATAGGCGACTGCGTTGTTCGTGGTGTCATGTGCGAGTGTGAAGGGGACGGACAACATCGCGTCCGCGCCATCGCGAAGCAGGCGCTGCATCGTTTCCGGTCCGACCGCGACCGTCGAATTGCGGCCCGCCGGAACTTCGTTGGGGAAAGACATCGGTAGACTGGGGCGCCCCCCGCTCGCCTCTGTTGTGCGACGTGTTCCCTTGTCCGCGGCTACCACCGTCACGTTCGCGCCGATCTCAGTGCGCGCCTTGGCGATGTCGGCGTTGGAAGCGGTACCGGCGGTGACCACCAGCACGCCCGCCTTGGTCCCAGGCGCTATGCGACCGAGCACCGCCACCTTTCCACCCCACACTCCGCCGGTGCCGCGGAGCAGCGTCACGTCTTGTGCCGGCGTGCCATCAATCAGCAGTTCCGCGGGCGCTGCCAGCACCTGTCGCAGCACTGGAATGCGTTGCAGATAGCCGTTCATGCCGGGCGCGGTCTTCAGGCCATACCCTTGCATCTGGGCGGCGACGTACGCAGCGGCCACCGCTTCGTCCGGCGTTGCGCTGCCCCGGCCACGCAGATCCGGTCCGGCAAGAAAGTCCAGATGCGCGCGGACGCGAACCGGATCGACGTCGCTGCGCGCCAGCGCAGGCGCGCCCATCAATGCCAACGCTGCCGCCAGCATGAACGTCCGTATCATCGGTGCAATCCCCCCCTATTTCGTTCTGCGCCGGTTATGCGCGGGCCGGCTCGGCGTGTCATCGTGGAAGCTAGAATCGCCAAGCTCAAGATGGCCAAGAACAGCGCCCGCCGGCGAAGCGAAGGGCAGCGGTGTGACACGGCGATTCGACGGCTAGATAGCTCGCTCGTGTCCAATGGACACATACCGCCTTGCGGCAGGTTATGACGGCATGCCAACGGACCCTTGCCTGCGCGCCGCCTATGATGCGGGAATGAAGGTGGGAAACACGACGGCCGGCTTGCCAGCAGAATGCCCCTTCCATAGCGGCGAGGGACTGGCCGAGCGGTTTGCCTGGCTCCGTCAAACCAAATGCACCAGGTGCCCTGATGCGCTGAACGGAGTAGGGCGGGGGCATGCCCCGCGCCCGCAAGCCAGCCTCGCCGTTTCGCTATTTCAACTCCTCGCCGGAGGTGATCCGGCTGGTGGTGCTGATGTACGTGCGCTTTCCGCTGAGCTTGCGGAACGTGGAGGATCTGCTGTTCGAGCGCGGGATCGACATCTGCCACGAGACGGTCAGGCTGTGGTGGAACAGGTTCGGTCCGCTGTTCGCAGGCGACATTCGCCGTCAGCGGGTCAGCCGCATGCGGGGGTTCCGCCACTGGCGCTGGCATCTGGACGAGATGTACGTGAAGCTGAACGGCGAGATGGTCTACCTGTGGCGAGCGGTCGACCATGAAGGTGAGGTGTTGGAAAGCTACGTCACCAAAACGCGGGACAAGGCTGCCGCGCTTACTTTCATGAAGAAGGCGCTCAAGCGGCACGGTTCACCCGACGGCATCACGACTGATGGCTTGCGCAGCTACGGCGCAGCGATGAACGAGCTGGGCAGTCGCGAGAAGCAGGAGGTGGGGCGCTGGGCCAATAATCGGGTGGAGAACTCGCACCTGCCGTTCCGACGACGAGAGCGAGCGATGCTCAGGTTCAGACAGATGAAGACGCTGCAGAAGTTCGCCTCTGTTCACGCCAACGTCCACAACCACTTCAGCCTGGAACGCCACCTCATCGATCGACAGACCTACCGGGAACGACGCGCCGCCGCACTGGCGGAGTGGCAGATGCTCGCCAGCTAAGCTGCGACCTCAAAGACCCGGGTGCATCGTCTGGAGAGTAGTTCGCATTAGACTGACAGCACCTTCGCGGGTTGTCAGGGACAATCTCCCCAAGGGGTTCCACTCAGGGACATCCCTGAACCTCCTCCTTGAGATGTACGTCGCGGAGGACAGCGCCCGGTACCTGCAACTTCCAGAGCTTGGTACAGTCGATCAGATGCACCCGAGGATTGTCGAACGCTGGATAGCAGCACTTGTCGAGGAAGGACTCGTCTGCGTCCGGATCGACCACGCCGCCCTGACGAGCACGGGCCACGAGATGGTTACACGGCTTCTTCAGGAGCTTTTCACAGCCCAGCGAGCACTGGATCAATGAGCCCGGGGGTATAGATCGTGATAGCGCGAAATCGCGGCAGCGACGTGCGCGGCAATAACCGCATCGCATCGATCTGCTTCGGCGAGCGCGGCAGTCAGGGCTGAAAGCAACTGCGCCTCGTTGCAGTCCTTCGTGTGCGGCTGTTCCATTCGGCCGAAATAACTTCCACACCTCGTTTCGCAAGTGTCACTTTCATGAACGGCGGATGACGATCCAGTCCGGTCGAGCTTCACGATCGCTGACGAAAGCGCACAGCTAGAGGAGCTGAGTGTCTGCCTGTCGTCGGAAGCAGTCATCCAACGAAGCTATACGCGTAGATTCTTTGGCGGGTTTACCGTGAGAATGCCCGATGATCCGTGACTGTCTTCAAGCACACGCAAGCGTATGGAAGTGCCGTCTGTTCTTACTCCGACAACTACGGGGTGGTTTATCAAAATTCGATAGCCGGCTTGTTTTGCATTCAGAGCATATTGATCCCTGAATGTCTTCGCGCTTTGAGGGCTTGCTAGCTCATATGTTGCCGGTTGGCCGGGCGATCTCGGCATTACGATGATGTCCATGTTTACCAACCTGGTTCCCGCCGGTGGCTTCACTCCAGCGAGAGGCGGAGCTTCCGTTGACGGCCGGATAACCGGCTTTTGGGAGGCTGCGACTACGGTGCCCTGTAGGGATGAACCGAATATCAAAGCTGCCAGCGCAAGTGATGTCATCATTGAGTACTTTCTCGAAGAGATCGCGCAAACCGGTCGCGGGCGGACCTTTGTTGAAGACGCGCTGAAAGACAACCACGGGGGGGGTGGCTGTGGCGGGAGGACTAGGGTCCTTTGCGGTCGAGCGCATCCGCGATGCGCCAGATACCGATGGCGATGATCGCCAGCACTGTCAGTTGGAGCCACGATACCGTCTCAGCCACTAGGCTCTCCTGACCGTGCAAGCGGCACGCATCGGGCCGCACTACGGCATTGTGCCTTGTAAACTGAACGTCTGCAATTGCGCCCAATTGAAGACGCTGGTTGGATCGTTCACCTTGGTGCCAGTACCAGCTACAAGGCGATCAATAATGAGCTATCAGACGGACCGTCGAGGCCGGACGCGAGCTATCGCCGTCTACCTAGCCCTTCTTTCAATCGGCGCCGCGCTGGGCTTGCTCGTCAGGTTCGGCGTAATCACCAATCACGTCTTCTGGTAGCGCCGGCCACCATTCGAGAACATGCCTTCTACAATGGGGCATGGCGCGGGATTTGGGACGGTAATTCTTACTGCCTCGCCGGCTAGTGCCAGATCTTCGCGATCAAGCGTTCACCATCAGGATCATACGCTGACAACTCGGCTCGAGTAAATGGATAGAAGTCGTTGCGGCTAAAGTATGCCTCAGTGAGTTCTGCAAAGTATTCAGCGGCATTAACGCGGGCGTAGGCGTCGATAGTCGAGCCATCATGGCGCTTGACGTTTTTATAGCCGATCTTCTGCATAGCATTTTGGTAAACGGATTGGATTTCGTCACGATCTTTTTGAGGGAGTCGCAGGTAGTAGGCGTGGGCCAATTCGTGGAGGATAGCGCCCGGCTGAACTCTAGACGAACCGATGAAGAGGCTTGCGTCTGACACCTCTACTCCGTTTAGCAATTCAACCGTTCGACCATGTGCAATCAGCCAATAAGGGTCGTGATGGTACATCTCGCTAGGACCGGCGTGTTCATGAAGAAATATCGGCGTTTGACGAACGCATGCCGCGGCGGCGGGTGGCAATGAGCGATCCACATCACCCAGCATCTTGCCTATGATCGATAGCGCAGCCTTTGCAGGGTTGGCGTCAGGATCGAGGGCCTGATCAATGAACACCTGCCAACCGGGATGGACGCTGACGGCGCGATAGCGGCTTGTGCCAACATACGTGCCAGCAGGGCGCTCGCTGATCCGAACAACGGCGACGCAGCGCCCCTCGGCGTTCGTCAGCTCGAAAACATGGCCAGGGAAAGTATTCACCGACTTGAGCGCGCCAGGCTCAATAACGCCTTGATCGACGCGCTTTCCCTGGTTGTCGATCCAAAACAGCTTCAAAGCGAACCGCTCGCCGTTCTGGAATACGTGCGGGAGCGTGGTCGAATCGGCCTGTCCGGCTTCAGATGAGCTTGGATGACCGCAAGTTGGTGAGAGCGGCGCGAGGACAGAAAGAAGAAGCGCTACAGCCTGCATCACAGAATTCTCCACTGGCTGCTGCCACTGTGCGCTACCAATTACGGCCGTTTAGCGACCGATGGATGGCCGCTGCGGAGTGAATGACGCCCCACGTTCAGAGGAGCCATGATAAACGCAGCGCACTGACAATTTTTGGCGAAACGTGGGGCAATGACGCGGTAAGGGACGGGGCCATCTTTGCCGCTGTTATGTCCGGCATCGGGTGGAAAGCCGACGTGTGACACTGGGGCAAACGCGCCAGTCTAACGTTCCCTCGCGACGGAAGCAGACGAAGCAGCCAAGTTTGGTTGCGTTGCACATTGACCGCGGTGGCGTATCGTCAGGGCGATACGGCCGAAAGGAAAACCATTTGGAAAACTCTGATTTGGAAGGCCGGATTGCGCGCCTTGAACGAAGATGCCGGGCAGCCTTCATCGTTGCGGTAGTCGGCGCGTCATCTGCGATCTTGGCGATTGGCGGCGCGGCAGGATCGCGGGCGATTGCGGAGGTGTCGGCACCGTTGGTTCCGAGAACCTCAGACGTTCTGACTGTCCGCGAACTCAACATTGTTGATGGCAACGGCGTCACCCGCGTCAAGATTGGCGCGCCGCTCGCTCATGCGATCGTCAACGGCCAGCAGAACCGAACAAGGGGCGGCCGCCCCGAAGATACGATGTCGGGAGTGCTGCTTTTCGACGCTGAAGGTGTGGAGCGGAGTGGATATGCCACAGTGGATCATGGATATTCGAACGTATTGCTAACATTAGACGAGAAGAACAAGCAGCACGCAATGTTTATCGCCGAACCAACC contains:
- a CDS encoding glycosyltransferase, translating into MSTHSRHFAIIAPPTPGHVNPLQALGTELISLGHRVTFVHQTDVAPLITRTQMGFEPLSVTIDAGQSLAGYNAVLAAPTGPVGLTRMIQATARMSERLLKHAPGAVDRIGADALIADSAEPAGELLAQSLGLPFAVSVTGLPLLGEPDVPPPYLGWKYRANATGRFRNRGGYWVAERLMRPVTDILESYQRDPGLSHDRTEARVYVAQCPQALDYARKHLPSNFHYGSPWRVQSLADIDLQEDDRPLIFCSLGTLQGSRRRLFATMSAACATIGARAVIGHGGGLSSAQAAALPGDPLIRAFWPQESVLRRCSAAVLHGGFNTTLDALAAGVPIVALPIAFEQPGTAARLKWLGAGEVASPGFVTVRSLAAKLTRVMSDPSYRRVAASLSVEMKAAGGAASAAARIDEAFR
- the umuD gene encoding translesion error-prone DNA polymerase V autoproteolytic subunit, translated to MNTLRLHEIPYELVPREVPFFLCRTPAGFPSPAQDDMEEPIDLGAWLVEHPAASYIMRVDGQSMAGAGINDGDLIVVNRAKTPRSGAIVVALVHGDRTLKRLRHMDGRHWLIPEAEGYSHILVDEHVEIWGVVVGVARKMA
- a CDS encoding DUF4113 domain-containing protein; protein product: MSALDEINGRFGKWTAVTASQGFRREWKLRSEMRSPAWTTSIAEVPTVRA
- a CDS encoding M28 family peptidase, with the translated sequence MIRTFMLAAALALMGAPALARSDVDPVRVRAHLDFLAGPDLRGRGSATPDEAVAAAYVAAQMQGYGLKTAPGMNGYLQRIPVLRQVLAAPAELLIDGTPAQDVTLLRGTGGVWGGKVAVLGRIAPGTKAGVLVVTAGTASNADIAKARTEIGANVTVVAADKGTRRTTEASGGRPSLPMSFPNEVPAGRNSTVAVGPETMQRLLRDGADAMLSVPFTLAHDTTNNAVAYLPGRDPTAGVLLLSAHLDHLGVGSDGTIWPGANDDASGTVALLEIARAMAAGKQPRRGILFVAYGSEEKGGFGSRWFGDHPPVPLNQIAANIEFEMLGARVPKLASDRLMMTGYERSDLGKELRAHGALVDADPYPEQNYFRRSDNYALALRGVVAHTVSGFGEVATYHTPQDTPDRVDSVFMVRAIESLMKPIRWLADSRFTPRWTKDGRPKE
- a CDS encoding IS6 family transposase, coding for MPRARKPASPFRYFNSSPEVIRLVVLMYVRFPLSLRNVEDLLFERGIDICHETVRLWWNRFGPLFAGDIRRQRVSRMRGFRHWRWHLDEMYVKLNGEMVYLWRAVDHEGEVLESYVTKTRDKAAALTFMKKALKRHGSPDGITTDGLRSYGAAMNELGSREKQEVGRWANNRVENSHLPFRRRERAMLRFRQMKTLQKFASVHANVHNHFSLERHLIDRQTYRERRAAALAEWQMLAS